From the genome of Astyanax mexicanus isolate ESR-SI-001 chromosome 3, AstMex3_surface, whole genome shotgun sequence:
ttttttactttaaatgttgtgtttaaaagtacatactttttaaataaatatatattttcttattcaTACTCCCATACTTACCTGGGTACACTTTTGACACAGAACACATGCTTTCCACCCTTTGTCCTCAATCAGGTCTCCAATCAAGTGTCACTGGtccaaaataaaaatgttcagcaAGGTTCCAATTACAAACTGGGCTCTATTTCATAGGAAATGAGACATCTCAATCAAAATGGACCTAATTTTAGAAAACTATTAAGACCTGAATAGAGATGGAGGCTTTAACACAGGCCACGGTGATGGAGAAGCAGATTGGTAAAGTAACAACTAGATAATTCACAGTATTTGCCCCAAAATCTGTCTCTAttgattaaaaaattataatactcTTACTTACTCAGGCCTGAGGCATGTCACTAACTGTAATTAGGAACTGCCAGCTAAATCAATTTTCAAAGCATGATAAATGATCTAATATTTTAACGCTTGTACTAAACTTAATAAAACATGGGCTCtgtctaaatatatataaaaaaatgaaagtaattaGTGCCCACAAAACAGGAGGAGACTATAAGAAACCCATTGCTTTTAACTTGCTGGTTCTGCAGCACCCGCAAAATGTGCCATGTGCCTTAACAAAACTGGGTTGCCTCAAATTACTGCATGGATTTTTATAGTTCCACCAGCAACTTACTTGACTTACTTTAATGAAGGATTGATTAAACAAGGTAATGTAAGGTATTTAATTCACCCAACACATCTGATAACACTGTGtggcataatataatataatataatataatataatatattataatagacaTTGGAATAtataacaaacacataaacaaatgtcttaaatgaattgtgttaatcaatcaatcagtccacTTGGTAATACaatgagggtaaccctcattttcaatgcagctgagcattaaccaaattaaagggactgaaaaataagttaaaattataaaaacaagtgaACAATGTAAGATTtcattaagaagaaataaaatatttcagaataaaaggatttaCAGAcatgctaaaatgtaaagcaataaaacagagagataaataattagaatataaacacaattaaagaaatagggGACTGAAATAACGCTACAAAAAGTAAATAatggaattaaaataaataataataagttaaaaagtatataaaaaaggacaaaataaatgaaataaaaaggtaaaaggccaaaagtaaaaacagccataaaataaataaaaggataacattaataaaatgagtaaaataaggGAACTAAagggtaaaacataaaattagataaataaaaagtaaaaatgaataaaataaataaaaaagtaaaagaaaaaactcaactaaaacagttacaggctgtatGAAGGTGGTTAGAGATtaattttcccagttcactaaacaCTCTAGAAACCTGACAGGTAATCCAGTCACTAGagcaaattataaataaataaaagccagtgtgaacttttttttaagagtCAAAATGTGTTTTATGTCCAGAAGAGGGCGCACTCTGCTTTATTATCGTATAGAACAGTGTCGTTCAATCCCTCTCCACTGCATCAAGTTAAATTCAGCTCCAAATTGACAAGTACCTTATAATCTTCATCAGTTGTCTTAAACAGTGATACAAAAAAACTCATGCAAGCTAATAAAAGTGATTCAttcataaaataaacacttaccTTTTTGTACATATACTTGTATTTTCACAAACTCAGAAGTATATGAGCAAATAGTCAGTTGGGTTAAGATGACATGTCTGACTGATATTTAAgaacatttgcttttttttcttcgtCTTCTGAAACAATGTGATTTGAACAGATGAATCCAAAGGTGAATTACTTGGCCGCAGTAACAAAAGACATGTTTAGTGCAAAACAAGAACCCATATGGTGAAAATGTCAGGGTTTAGGGCTGCTAAGGACCTGGCAAGTTCTCCataattttttgtattaaaagaTGCTTGAGGAAAATATTAAACCATTCCTACAATCACTGAAGTTGAAACAGCTGAAAGACTGCtgtatggaggagtgggaaagACTTTCTCCCAGTTGAGAACAGGAGAgtgagagcagcagcagagagcagGAGTCCTTGTCTCCAGATTaacccacactgaaataaaactGCACTACAGTACCTGTAtctgcatgcttggtgcaattgcGAGTAACACAAAGTAACgcagtagttacttttactggtaattagttacttttacagtggagtaactcagttagtaactccttttttggagaagtaactagtaactataactaattacttttttaaagtaacgtgcccaaaaCTGTCTATCTCccaatgctttaaaaatattctgCTCATAattaatccataatatttaagttacaatacacgttttagttgtgtccctgggttttcactcattcctgttaacgTAACAGGATTTCTGTACCTACAACAGAAGgttacatcagctggttcttctgaagaccacaggaaaaccaaaattgagttccctcattagttgtttttgtgtatatttaatcttattgtaactatgattGAGGAGGTCAATTTCAACagtcattcctgttacctaaattaattcttagatcttattggattattttttttaaatataaattttgatAAAATCACTAGAATTTGCTCTGTGTCCTTGTGCTATTAGCATAggcaccatttagctatttttcacgtttttgctaattctatgatAAAAAGTccttcctgttactttcagtccttttactcaaaacaattaaaaaataacagtGAGTGAGTGCctttaacaggagtgagttccagtaataagcgtgagttccagtaacagtaattAGTATTGTGCCCTGGTTTATTGCTTTATTCATgtgaatattaattaattaaaccacTTTTATCCATTTATGTTTAATAAAttgtgtaataatataatatccaTTTCATGTTTGGGTCTACtcgaagataaagataaaaaaaatctataaaataatatataaataaaaatagctttgcatattttagaaaaatacattgTGCTTGCATATATAGTGATTGTTTTTGTCATATCAATAATTTGAAAATGCagctatttctttaaaataaagactttcttgacagacttgctttttttttttagtggacttgcttttaaacatgctttttaaatgtcacttgagttttggtaacaggactaagaaaaatgtaaccatctttggtttagaaaccttgtaaaaaattaagtaaagctgcctgagattaactagtacatgttttgaatagttacaTACATGTGTTATTAAATTCAGAGTTGCCTTAGATACTGCTGCGTGAAACACTGGTAGCAATGATGGAGCTGTTGTGTAGAAAAATACTGAAATTCTGCTCATCATGTGGGCTGATGCTTAGTCAAGAGAATTTGGCttgaggcctgtgtgtgtgtgtgtgtgtgtgtgtgctttcatCACCTTCACCAACTGATTTCCATCACCATCAGGCTTTATGACTTTCCTTGAGTATCTCACAGATCAGTATCAGGAAAAATGGTCAGAGCAGCTGTACATTAAGCTCCAGGGGAGATATAGGTTGCTAAAAGAAGCAAGAACACTGTCTGCCTTCACCTGGAGTGTGTGAGCTGTTACAGGAGCACTCCAGCTGTGTATGCAAAAGTGTTTACTTCCCTGTTAATGATATCATTATGTTCTATTTGTCTCCAATATGTTAAATTTAGCAAACAAACAATGGTTGTACATTGCCAGAAGTGTGGTCTTGGTGGAGGATGTACTTATTTATACTTAGAAAAGCATCTAAATGTGTCATTTGACCAGAGAAAGTGTTTGCTTCTGAAACACTGAATCATTTTCCTATTTATTCTGGAGGTTGAGAAGTCTCTGCTGCCTGCAAACCAGATTAAACCAGATTGGCTCCAGTGCAAACTCATGGACGCACATCCCACAACCCACCAAGCCTCTTCTAACCTGCCtactcacctcacacacacacacactgtgctggtAAATGATGATGTAGAGCACTTATGCAATTGGATAACggtttcaaaaatgtaaaaaaagtaacgTGTTGAAGTAGGTATTCCAGAAGCACCTGTCAAGAGCACTTCCCCGAAatgtcaacaacaacaaaagtgtGAGCTACTGTGTTTGTCTCTCAAAGAGCCTCCACTAAGTGGTGCTTACTACAGTCACTCATTGTGTGAAAGTTATTTATAAAGATCCTGACTCTCTCTGTGATGGACATGGTGCTTTTACTCCGCCCCTGTAGAAACAGCCTCATTTTGCTTTGTGTTGTTGGACTCTTACAATAACACGAGGAACAATGTAGGCAGAGTGGGACTGAACAGGAGCCAGAAACAAAAACTATTAAACAACTCAGGAAGGTCAATCCACAGAACCACAGAAAGCAGAAGTTGGAGAACTAGTATTTTTTGGCTACtgataaattaagtgtttttatgTGGAACCTTGCATAAAAAGCTATAGTAGCTTAAATCATAAATTAAACCCAGTGCTATACACTCATATGTAACTCATATtcattgtagaataatactaaagtcatacaaactattaagaaaaaaacatatgggaTTATTTAGTAAAGTAAAAAGCGATATAACATACAAGaaactgttttatattatagattcttcaaagtagcacctcttgcttagataacaggacactttttcagtcagctttatgaggtagagtcacctggaatgactttcagttaacagctgtgttgaacttgcctcttaatgtgtttgagagcatcagttgtgtagCCTTGTTTGTGTAATGTTCTAGCAAGACCTACTCAATGAAgtaaataaaggtcagtcaatctaaaaaaatattaaaaactttaaacgtatcctcaaatgcagtataaaaaaacactaaacatgttatgatgaaactggctctcatcaggaccactcaaAGTTGGTAAGTTCCACTCTAAATaaaagccacctaaatgcttcacattagagtattttggtttgtttaacatttaattgtgttccttcatagtccggataacttcagtattaatttacaaagaagaagaaaaaaaaaaaaaaacattgaataaggaggtgtgttcaaacatttgactggtaatataaatatacatacagacacatacaTTGTTGATCTATATTAATGTCAGTCATTATTTACACAATCTTCatatttatgatttaatttaacaataaacTGTTTTAAGAAGAATTTGGCTAAATAACTCCTGTCTGAACTGCGCATGCGTGTCTCCGAGCCCGTATCCCAGCAACCGCGGCCGGCAGGTCTACATTAGCGCGATTTTTGAGCGGATCAATGTTAaaaattaaactgtaaaaatgGACGTGTTTTCTGAAGCGCAGCGCAGACCGCTCTCCACACTGTCTGTGTTCAGCTTTATACCACCCAGGAGAAACGAACCCAGAGAGAGGAGATACTTCTACTGCAGTCCTCAGGTAAACTCCCCGCGCCTCTCACACAACTTTAATAATGCGGGGTGCTGTGTAGCTTTAAGAGTGcagaaaaaaaacctttagaaaCGCCAGCTAGCTAACGTAATTTTCTTTCTCCAGAAATGCTACGTTAACTAGAAGTGTGATACTCTGCTGTGTTTTGACAGTAGGAACAGAAAAGTGCAGAGTGTTAAAACAGTTTTCATTTATTGTGGAATATTTAGCTGTTGGCTAactaactaatgttagctagttaactaactaagCTGAGCTAGCCCTAGgtaaagtgtttttctttatagtgaaAGGAATCTGACGCTATGTTAGCTCTGGAACCATTCACAGAAAAGCTGGTTTATTACACAAATAAAGACTTTTAAATCAATAagtcaaatgtgaaaaaatagcTTGGTTTGTTGTTTACTAGCAATAGTATCATTAGTATCTCTTTTTTCtgggtaaataaatatattttttatgaaattaaaGTCTATACAGTGTAGGCATGGGCCATATTGTATCACagacaatatataaaataacataaagataaaataacataaaataacataaacataaaataacataaagaTAGTAGCAGTTTTCTTGTCTTGgaagcagtctattttgtatttggtttgtaatttACTGTAAGGCTTTAAGGTTTtcttttgtatttaattatttatgtttgCAGTATACACTCCTGTCCCATcattaacatttatttagtttCAGCAGTAGCTAAAGTTCATAATTCCATAAGTATTTAGACAGTGACACAATTtccatgatttgggctctgcatgccaccacactggatttaaaattaaacaaataaaacaatgtaactgAAGTGTATACGTTTAGGTTTAATTaaaggggttgaacaaaaatattctTTAAATTGTTTTGGAATTAAAACCATTTTTCTTCAAAGCCTcttcatttcaggggctcaaaagtaattgaacAAAGGATTTCAATAGCTATTTTATAGGCTACATGAGCTATTTCCTTATTAATCCttaaaaaacagctaaaaggtctggagttgattccaggtgtggcgtttgcatttggaagctgttgctgTAAACCAATAAGATAGTGGTTAAAGAAGCTCTCAGTGGAAGAGAAACATACCATTATTAGCCTGAAACAATTTGGTACATTCTGGTAAAAAAAGAGAGCAGTGGTGAACTCAGGAATTCAAAAAGCCATGGATCTCCACAGAAGACCACAGCGGGGGTTTATCACAGAATCCTTTCCATGGTGAAGAAAAACCCTTCAAAACATCCATCCAAGTGAAGAACACTCTCCAAgaagtaggtgtttttaatatctcagtctACCATAAAGAGAAGACTTCATTAGAGTGAATACAGAGGGTTCACCACAAGGTCAAAATCATTAACAGAAAGCCTAAAATagatttgaccaaaaaaacatctaaaaaagctaaaaaatctAAAGAATCTTTGGACAGACTAAACTAAGATAAACCTACTAAGATCAAACTAAGATCAACCTATTCCTCAACAGTGGGAATAAGAAAGTATGGAAAGGGTTTGGAACGGCTCAACACAAAGCTCACCGCATTCTCAGTAGAAAATGGTGGTGGTATGGGCGTGCATGGCTTCCAATTTCACTTGGTCACCATTGCATATTAATGATGTGACAGAAGCAGAAGGATGGATGTTGAAGTGTACAgggatttactttctgctcagattcaatCAAACGCAGCAAGGTTTGTTGGACAGGGCTAAACAGTACAGATGTACAATGATTCGAAACATACTGCCAAAGCAACCCAGGAGTTTTTTAAGGCACAGAAGTGTAATGTTCTGCACTGGATGAGCCAATCACCAGATCTAAACCCAACCAAGCAGCGTTTTACTCacttaagacaaaactaaaggtagaaagacccacaaaccagcaaGAAGAACTGAAGACTGCTGCAGTGAAGCATCATAAAGAAGGAAACCTGGTGTTTAATGATGTTCTTGGGTTCCAGACTCCAGGCAGTTATTGCCTGCAAAGGATTCtcaacaaaatattacaaatgaACATTTTATCTCTGGTAAAGTTAATTTGTTCAATTACTTTTAAGCCCCTGAAATAAGAAGGGTTTGTGGAAAAATGGTTGTAAGTCCGAGAGCTTCATagcatattattttaattactttcTTTTAAACCTAAAAGTCTAGACTTTAATTGCATCTCTTGTTTCATTTCAAATCTAGTGAGGTGGCATGCCGAAATCATGAAGATTGTTTCACTCTCTAGATGTTTACAGGGTATATTGAAATTGAAATGAAATTCTGTATTTATTCATCACCAgtaatatcattatcgcaaaaaataccctgacatattgtgatattatatgtGTCCATGCCTATAGATATCTCACAACAAAATTGACTATGTTTAACACTTAAAGCATTCATTTAACACTAACAGCATTGATTTAACAATTGGTTGGATTTACTTTGTATCTTCCAGTCTGACCACACACCGTTTTCTTACCTATACCTTTTTCCTCTGTAAGGCTCCAGAAGTGTACTTGTATGGCTGCACACATCGACGGGCTGAAGATTATGATAACAAGTTGCACCGAGATGATCGCCAACATGCCAAGGGTCATGGGCTAGACATTTTCAGTGAGGTAACAAAAATTCTCCTAAAATTCACAGAGGAAAGCTTGAACAAATCCAAAGGGTCTATATCCCACAtttctcttgttttattttattagttattttattatgTCCCCATTCAGTTGTAATTCAGTTTGCTTCAGCATTTCCTAAATTATTATATCCATATAATATTTATGCGTTTCTTATTGGTATCACAAGTACACTGTTGTTTGACTGGACTGGGATGCGAACAGTGAAATTTGATGGcttatattactttttatttgaacctctggaatataatcaagaggaagatggatgatcaaaagccatcaaatcaagctgcttaattttttgcaccaggattggcatagagttatccaaaagcagtgtgtaagactagtggaggagaataatgccaagatgcatgaaaactgtgaataaaaaccagggttatttcaccaaatattgatttctgaactcctaaatctTTAATAAtatgaaactgaagtggtctcttattttattccagagctgtatacatcaCAGAAAAAAATCTTATGCCTTtgggtgtgtgtatgcatgtgtgtgtgacagaAAAACAACTTTGTCCTATCAGA
Proteins encoded in this window:
- the c3h5orf49 gene encoding uncharacterized protein C5orf49 homolog, translating into MDVFSEAQRRPLSTLSVFSFIPPRRNEPRERRYFYCSPQAPEVYLYGCTHRRAEDYDNKLHRDDRQHAKGHGLDIFSEESSRPIPVRSSSDYGRRLLPPLYKPGRQFVRVAHIRSEFYRKNGITKTLEEGYGPVVPV